CCTTCCAACTCGAGCTAAGATCTTAAACGACCCGATATATCGAGGGCCTAACTTACCCCGTTTACAGAAACGGATTATGCCCTTCCATGGTGATACTTTCAATAGAACATAATCTCCGACCTGGAATTCAATAGGGCGCCTCCTCTTGTCTGCACAAGCTTTTTGTCGATCCTGGGCTGTTTTCAGTCGAGCTCTAATTAATTCAATCTTTTCATTTGTTACTGCTATTAATTCACTTCGCGCAAGCTCCCTTTGCCCCACTTCACCCgaacatacgggagttctacaCCTCCCGGAAAGTAGTTCGtagggtgccatttgaataccactatgttaactattattataggagaattccactagtggtaaatggtcatcccaaCTCCCTCCAAAATCTAGGGCACACGTTCTCAACATATCGACAAGTGTCTGAATGGTTCTTTCTGATTGGCCGTCAGTCTGAGGGTGGTAGGCGGTGCTTATGTGTAACTTCGTGCCCACACTCTCATGAAATTTTTGCTAGTAACGAGAAGTAAATCTAGTGTCCCAGTCTGAGACGATTGACACGGGCACCCCGTGTCGAGATATAATCTCATTCATATAAATTTCTGCCATCCTCTCGGAAGAGTAAgcttctttgatgggtagaaagtgaGCGCTTTTCGTAAGTCGGTCTACGactacccatattgtatcatgccCCTTTTCGTTCTAGGAAGTTTGGTTACTAAATCCATCGTTAGTTcctcccacttccataccggtACCTCCAAAGGTTGTGATTCTCCgtatggcttttgatgttctgctttcacTTAGGAGCATGTTAAGCATTTTGCGACATATTTGACGATATCGCGTTTCATGCCCGACCACCAATAATTGGCCTTCAAGtcccgatacatctttgtagccccgGGGTGGACCGAATATcgtgacttatgagcttcttcaaGTAACGCAGTCTTGACTTCGCAGAAACGTGGTATCCAAATTCGGCTGAACCTCGTCTTGAGTCCGGTCGAGTTTTCTTCTAGCTTATCGACCACACCTTTTAACCTTTCTTTCTTTAAATCTTCCGCTTCAAGCGACTTTATTTGGGAATCCCGTATCATTTCAAGCAAATGTGGTGTAACTATTATTTTCATGGATCTCACACGAATTGAAGGTGGAGTCTCTTTTCGGCTTAGTGCATCCGCCACCACATTCGCTTTTCCCGGGTGATAAAGGATATCGCAATCATAGTCTTTAATCAGTTCTAAccatcttcgttgcctcatattcaagtctttctgttcaaagaaatacttgaggcttttatgatccgagtaaattgtacatttcgtaccatataggtagttgttagggctggatttttactataagtgatccttatacgtgatcctaaccagtgatccttatttctttggcaggcagtgatcctcagctggacttcaggatcaggatcataggacgttatggtgatccttattctaacggtcaccttcgcttaatacaatgttgttttgcaggaacaactagcaggatatgctctagacatcatgatcaaggaacgcgttttcacaattatggcaagagctaaattgaagacggacgttgtaccggatatggaaacttggcttgatctatgggcagcaatttaggctagattatctttattactaaaggggtaatgagctgatatttagtcattttacctaaaataggtcacccacacatgtataagtaccactcttcttcattcggaagaacacacacgacatacgacacaactctcgaacacttagacactcagtgatccttgtactcagctcattatcatccgaagttgtaactacatttttattatattgaagttggtgatcggtagttgccatcacccgaggttttttatgccggagatcatacattgatcaagggctttttcctcgtataaatcattgtgtctttgtatctttatcacagaagtgatcctttactttcatagctaaccaagcatcataccccgtttacataaagtttggttacattatccttgtgtgatttttgaccaaaacagtttggcgcccaccgtggggcaattggtgcttcattcataagaaattcttttgttcgaaatattttcaaagaactacatggcttcatcattgaagaacacctccacggcgatgtctgcagtcacctcagcacaaaccactctacctcctccaccggcaggatcccagagaaatgctgagaagagaccaaccccttccttctctaaacctccatcttcttctgctatgaattcttctattcccagtactagtgatgtgtttgctttaattttgcagatgaaggatcgtatgcagcggcaggatgaaactaatgacaggatcctcagggagattggagatctcaaaagacaaaagaaagcggcagaggatcattctccactgatgccaaaatccttgagttttgagactccaatggtcacctctcagccatcagggatcccagtcgtacagatcacaggggagtcaagaggatcacgtctcaactcggcagca
This genomic stretch from Helianthus annuus cultivar XRQ/B chromosome 8, HanXRQr2.0-SUNRISE, whole genome shotgun sequence harbors:
- the LOC110869918 gene encoding uncharacterized protein LOC110869918 — protein: MAPYELLSGRCRTPVCSGEVGQRELARSELIAVTNEKIELIRARLKTAQDRQKACADKRRRPIEFQVGDYVLLKVSPWKGIIRFCKRGKLGPRYIGSFKILARVGRVAYRLELSSSLDGIHNTFHVSQLRKCLADDTALVPLDDIELDEGLNYVEKPIAIKDVKVKNLCNKAVRQVLVQWEHRRGSELTWEAEDEMRKHYPFLFGM